A region from the Tigriopus californicus strain San Diego chromosome 9, Tcal_SD_v2.1, whole genome shotgun sequence genome encodes:
- the LOC131886857 gene encoding lon protease homolog, mitochondrial-like: protein MLRTLGSGGIQWKWRQCLGSSLRLSSWQPRVLREVQGLAATVQPACWFTSVQLCHFRPLSPFSRPFSPPALNFMFRGFSSASSSGNDDGAGDPISSLGDDTPQASSNVPATQTIPDVWPNLPVIAINKHPVFPKFVKIIEVSDSHLMSILRRKVRLNQPYAGVFVKIEDGNEKEVVDSVSELFSVGTFVQILEMQDLGSRLRLVVMGHRRILLNKPIADIDAKDDKTAPALTEEGSALTSDIPIPPPTPVLSVGSEPLPESSAIVEGLEKVLMVETENYVHDEFETSDELKALTQEVIKTIRDIIALNPLYRESLQQMLHLGQRIVDNPVYLSDLGAALTGGETKELLEVLAEKNIKQRLTLALSLLKKEYELSKLQQKIGKEVEDKVKSVQRKYLLQEQLKVIRKELGMEKDDTESIIDKYQARMKEMTIPNSVKEVIDEEIGKLRFLDSHSSEFNVTRNYLDWLTTIPWGIASDENLDLTKAKDVLNREHYGLEDVKKRILEFVAVSQLKGSTQGKIICLAGPPGVGKTSVAKSIANALDRTFFRFSVGGLSDVAELKGHRRTYVGAMPGKAVQALKKTKTENPLILIDEIDKMGKGWQGDPTAALLEMLDPEQNSSFMDHYLDVPIDLSKVLFICTANTLDTIPEPLRDRMEMIDISGYVAEEKLEIARTYLIPQVLEITGLKADDIHIDDQALTTLIKSYCRESGVRNLRKQLEKIYRKTAYKIVNDKQTNVNITEDNLRDFVGKPVYQHDKMYEETPPGVCMGLAWTSHGGSTLYIETLQQKMSSNTKSTDGRIEFTGNLGDVMKESVRIAYTFSKVFANTVDKTSALLADGCVHLHVPEGATPKDGPSAGCTIVTALLSLALDKPVRPNLAMTGEISLRGKILPVGGIKEKVIAAKRAGVDTVILPNDNRKDFDDLPDVVKCDVNIHFADTYEDVFKVAFPVQS from the exons ATGCTTCGGACCCTGGGCTCGGGAGGTATTCAATGGAAATGGCGACAATGTCTAGGTTCTTCTCTCCGGTTGTCCTCGTGGCAGCCGCGTGTGCTTCGTGAAGTCCAAGGACTGGCGGCCACGGTTCAACCAGCCTGTTGGTTCACGTCTGTCCAGCTCTGCCATTTCCGTCCATTGAGTCCCTTCAGCCGCCCGTTCAGTCCGCCCGCGCTCAACTTTATGTTCAGGGGATTCTCCTCTGCTTCTTCGTCCGGCAACGATGATGGGGCCGGGGACCCCATATCCAGTTTAGGTGATGACACCCCTCAGGCCTCGTCCAATGTGCCCGCTACTCAAACCATTCCGGATGTTTGGCCCAATTTGCCCGTCATTGCCATCAACAAGCACCCCGTGTTTCCTAAGTTTGTTAAGATCATCGAAGTGAGCGACTCGCATTTAATGAGTATCCTCCGGCGGAAAGTCCGATTGAACCAGCCGTATGCGGGCGTGTTCGTCAAAATCGAAGATGGCAACGAGAAGGAGGTGGTCGATTCGGTGAGTGAATTGTTCTCGGTGGGCACGTTCGTTCAAATCCTCGAGATGCAAGATTTGGGATCGAGGTTGAGGCTAGTGGTCATGGGGCACCGCCggattttgttgaataaacCCATTGCCGATATTGACGCGAAAGATGATAAAACCGCACCCGCTCTCACGGAAGAGGGATCGGCACTGACGTCTGACATCCCCATTCCACCACCCACGCCCGTCCTTTCGGTTGGTTCTGAACCTCTACCAGAATCGTCAGCAATCGTGGAAGGCTTGGAGAAAGTTCTCATGGTGGAAACTGAGAACTATGTACATGATGAGTTTGAAACCTCGGACGAACTTAAAGCCCTAACTCAAGAAGTTATCAAAACGATTCGGGATATTATC GCCTTAAACCCGTTGTACCGAGAATCTCTTCAACAAATGCTGCATCTGGGTCAAAGAATAGTGGATAATCCGGTCTATTTGTCGGATCTGGGAGCGGCTCTAACGGGGGGAGAAACCAAAGAGTTGTTGGAGGTTTTagcggaaaaaaatattaaacaaCGGCTGACCCTGGCTCTTTCTCTGTTGAAGAAAGAGTACGAATTGAGCAAGCTGCAACAAAAAATCGGAAAAGAGGTCGAGGACAAGGTCAAATCggttcaaagaaaatatttgctccaAGAACAATTAAAGGTGATTCGAAAGGAattgggaatggaaaaagacgaCACGGAAAGCATTATTGACAAGTACCAAGCAAGGATGAAGGAAATGACTATTCCGAACTCCGTCAAGGAAGTCATCGACGAAGAGATTGGCAAGCTTCGATTTCTCGACAGCCACTCCTCCGAATTCAATGTGACCCGGAATTACTTGGATTGGCTGACCACTATTCCATGGGGTATCGCTTCCGATGAAAATTTAGATCTAACCAAGGCCAAAGATGTTCTCAATAGAGAACATTATGGATTAGAGGATGTAAAGAAGAGAATTTTAGAATTCGTGGCCGTATCCCAGTTGAAAGGAAGCACCCAAGGCAAGATCATCTGCTTGGCGGGACCTCCGGGAGTGGGAAAGACGAGCGTTGCCAAATCCATCGCCAACGCTCTAGACCGAACTTTCTTTCGCTTTAGCGTCGGGGGTTTGTCTGATGTGGCCGAGCTCAAGGGCCATAGACGTACCTATGTTGGGGCCATGCCAGGAAAGGCCGTCCAGGCACTAAAGAAGACCAAGACAGAAAACCCCTTGATCTTGATCGACGAAATAGATAAGATGGGCAAGGGCTGGCAAGGAGATCCTACGGCAGCTCTTTTGGAGATGTTGGACCCGGAGCAGAACTCGTCGTTTATGGATCATTACTTGGACGTTCCAATTGACCTCTCGaaagttcttttcatttgcacCGCCAATACCTTAGACACAATTCCGGAACCTCTTCGCGATCGCATGGAAATGATAGACATTTCTGGCTATGTCGCTGAAGAGAAGCTAGAAATTGCTAGAACCTATTTAATTCCTCAAGTGCTAGAAATCACTGGACTTAAAGCCGATGACATTCATATCGATGATCAAGCCCTTACAACTCTCATCAAGTCATACTGCAGAGAAAGTGGGGTTAGAAACTTACGGAAGCAATTGGAGAAAATATATCGGAAAACGGCTTACAAAATTGTCAATGACAAACAAACCAACGTGAATATCACTGAAGATAACTTGCGAGATTTTGTGGGTAAACCCGTGTACCAACATGATAAAATGTACGAGGAGACCCCTCCTGGTGTGTGCATGGGCTTGGCGTGGACCTCGCACGGTGGCTCCACTCTTTACATCGAAACATTGCAACAGAAGATGTCAAGCAACACCAAGTCAACGGACGGAAGGATTGAATTCACCGGTAATCTTGGGGACGTTATGAAGGAGAGTGTTCGCATTGCTTACACATTTTCCAAAGTGTTTGCCAACACAGTGGACAAGACAAGCGCTTTGCTAGCCGATGGTTGTGTTCACCTCCATGTGCCAGAAGGGGCCACGCCCAAAGACGGCCCAAGTGCCGGATGCACAATCGTTACCGCTCTCCTTTCTTTGGCcttagataagcccgtgagACCAAATCTGGCCATGACTGGGGAGATTTCGCTCCGAGGGAAAATTTTGCCCGTTGGCGGCATCAAAGAAAAAGTGATTGCTGCTAAACGAGCGGGTGTCGACACCGTGATTCTACCCAATGATAACAGGAAAGATTTTGACGATTTACCAGATGTGGTCAAATGCGATGTGAACATTCATTTTGCTGACACGTATGAAGATGTATTTAAGGTAGCTTTTCCCGTACAATCTTAG
- the LOC131886856 gene encoding sodium/potassium-transporting ATPase subunit alpha-B-like — translation MYADDDNDSYHEATEGRDGIRDDNRTATGTVKSYRKTPFASKYTSRATLNRGENAFSPVVPIDPRQAIEDEHRLLLHELFARLITDPQMGLSHVQATANLELHGPNDIGTILEVPAWVRFSKSLFGGSSIILWMGVVLSFANYSIEVGKQEYPPVENVVLGVALLIVISITGILSFIQETKSASLIRHREAVMPETSKVIREGEEQEVASDELVIGDIILLGIGERIPADCRVLESNSFMVDNASLTGESEPLERDIHCTNDDLLLTKNMIFRNTYAVQGNCKAVVIRTGLNTIVGRMTEMTAANPKEATLISRELASFIHLATGVGIYMGVFFFIISFLLGYFWIDSILFLIGIIVANVPEGLLAVVTISLSVTAKRLMRRNCIVKNLETIETLGATSIILCDKTGTLTRNMATVAHVWFDNEIGEVDTGTDDRPAVSFDLQSSAWKNMARIAVLCNRAEFVGAGGDDREVLGTAIDSALLRNIEAVEGQSGTFRSLHPKVCEIPFNPIIKFQLSIHECHDYQQKGYLVTLVGDPEAILNRCSSAYVNGQERSIGDDYIAAFRYACTELGGLGERLVALADSRLSPQKYPPGFAFDSNNINFPLTGFRLIGIMSLIDPPRASVPDSIAKCQAAGIKVIMMTGDHPSTAKAIAKSVGILSLDQDPLEKNTLMNNSESCLITGEEMQEMSPEELENALMHHHEIILAGLSSEQKLDVVEACQRLGAIVAVTGDGVNDAAALRKADVGIAMGPGGTDIAKDAADVILMDNNFSSIVIAIEEGRIMFDNLRKMFFYTLASNMGELVPFVMFLFAQIPLPLGVLAVLCIDLGTDLLPGISLAFEEEETMYEAMKRGPRNPISDGIVTETMIFTSYGHVGLIQGAAGLFTYCVIMAENGFWPSNLVGIRTEWDSRAINDLKDTYGQEWTYEDRKNLEYSCHAGVFFSIVAMQWITLIISRTRKLSIFQRGMGNWVANFSIFFETCLAFLLIYMPGLNQGLQLQYLFPLSWFPPLPFLIILFVYEEMKKAYVRKHANTWIEHETCI, via the coding sequence ATGTATGccgatgatgataatgattcTTATCATGAGGCCACCGAGGGAAGGGATGGAATTCGAGATGACAATAGAACGGCCACAGGAACGGTGAAATCCTATAGAAAAACACCCTTCGCGTCCAAATACACATCCAGAGCCACTTTAAATCGAGGTGAGAATGCCTTTTCCCCCGTGGTCCCCATTGATCCCAGACAAGCAATCGAAGATGAGCATCGACTATTGCTCCACGAGCTCTTTGCCAGACTTATCACCGATCCTCAAATGGGCCTTAGCCATGTTCAGGCCACAGCCAATCTGGAGCTTCATGGTCCAAATGATATTGGCACCATACTGGAAGTACCAGCTTGGGTCCGCTTCTCCAAATCGCTCTTTGGCGGATCATCGATCATCCTTTGGATGGGAGTGGTCCTGAGCTTCGCTAATTATTCTATCGAGGTCGGCAAACAAGAATATCCACCAGTTGAAAACGTAGTTCTGGGTGTGGCATTACTGATAGTTATTTCAATCACTGGAATACTCTCATTTATCCAAGAAACCAAGAGCGCGTCTTTAATTCGTCATCGGGAGGCTGTAATGCCCGAGACTTCCAAGGTCATCAGAGAGGGCGAAGAGCAAGAGGTGGCCTCAGATGAGCTCGTAATAGGTGATATCATTCTGTTGGGCATTGGCGAACGGATTCCAGCGGACTGTCGGGTGCTGGAATCGAATAGCTTCATGGTTGACAATGCATCGCTCACCGGAGAGTCTGAGCCTCTTGAGCGGGATATTCATTGTACAAACGATGATCTCTTACTAAcgaaaaacatgatttttcgAAATACTTACGCCGTTCAAGGAAATTGTAAAGCTGTGGTGATCCGAACCGGACTGAACACCATTGTGGGTAGGATGACTGAAATGACGGCCGCCAATCCAAAAGAGGCTACGTTAATCTCCCGTGAATTGGCATCTTTCATCCACCTCGCAACTGGGGTTGGGATCTACATGGGAgtgtttttcttcatcatttccTTTCTCTTGGGCTACTTCTGGATTGACTCCATCCTATTCCTGATCGGAATCATTGTTGCCAATGTTCCCGAAGGTTTGTTGGCAGTTGTCACCATCAGTTTGAGTGTCACCGCCAAGAGGTTAATGCGGAGAAATTGCATCGTCAAGAATCTGGAAACCATTGAAACTTTGGGAGCGACCTCCATTATTCTCTGCGACAAAACTGGCACATTGACCCGAAACATGGCCACGGTTGCTCACGTTTGGTTCGACAACGAAATCGGTGAAGTTGATACGGGGACAGACGATCGTCCTGCCGTGTCCTTTGACCTCCAATCATCAGCATGGAAAAATATGGCACGTATCGCTGTACTTTGCAACCGAGCAGAGTTTGTCGGCGCTGGAGGAGACGATCGTGAGGTGTTGGGAACTGCCATTGATTCGGCATTGCTCAGGAACATTGAGGCTGTGGAGGGGCAAAGTGGTACCTTCAGAAGTTTACATCCCAAAGTGTGCGAGATTCCCTTCAATCccatcatcaaattccaattgagCATTCATGAATGCCATGATTATCAACAAAAGGGTTACCTTGTCACTTTAGTCGGTGATCCGGAGGCCATTTTAAACCGGTGCTCCTCTGCGTATGTCAACGGTCAAGAACGGTCAATCGGGGATGATTATATCGCGGCATTCCGATATGCCTGCACGGAATTGGGAGGTCTGGGGGAGAGATTAGTGGCCTTGGCTGACAGCAGACTTTCCCCTCAAAAGTATCCCCCTGGGTTTGCCTTTGATTCAAATAACATCAACTTCCCACTAACTGGATTCCGTTTGATTGGTATCATGTCGTTGATCGATCCACCTCGAGCGAGTGTACCAGATTCTATAGCCAAATGCCAGGCTGCTGGTATCAAAGTTATCATGATGACCGGGGACCACCCTAGTACCGCTAAAGCTATCGCCAAATCAGTGGGAATTTTGTCCTTGGATCAAGACCCGTTGGAGAAAAATACCCTCATGAACAACTCAGAGTCTTGTTTAATCACAGGCGAAGAGATGCAAGAAATGAGTCCAGAGGAACTGGAAAACGCACTCATGCATCATCATGAAATAATTTTAGCGGGTTTGTCTTCTGAACAAAAGCTGGACGTGGTAGAAGCATGTCAACGTCTGGGTGCCATCGTTGCAGTCACTGGAGATGGAGTAAATGATGCGGCAGCTCTAAGAAAAGCGGACGTGGGCATTGCCATGGGCCCAGGTGGAACTGATATTGCTAAAGATGCTGCTGATGTTATTCTAATGGATAATAACTTCTCTTCGATCGTCATTGCCATTGAGGAAGGGCGAATAATGTTTGACAACTTGAGGAAAATGTTCTTTTACACTCTTGCTTCTAACATGGGTGAATTGGTGCCATTCGTCATGTTCCTGTTCGCTCAAATTCCTTTACCCTTAGGTGTTTTAGCTGTCCTCTGTATTGATCTTGGAACGGATCTTCTTCCGGGGATCAGTTTGGCGTTTGAAGAGGAGGAGACTATGTACGAGGCCATGAAAAGAGGCccgagaaatcccatttcaGATGGAATTGTTACCGAAACGATGATCTTCACCTCGTATGGACATGTGGGTTTGATCCAAGGAGCTGCAGGATTGTTCACATATTGCGTGATCAtggctgaaaatggattttggcCCAGCAACTTGGTTGGCATAAGAACAGAATGGGATTCAAGAGCTATCAACGACTTAAAGGACACTTACGGCCAGGAATGGACCTACGAGGATCGCAAGAATTTGGAATATTCTTGCCACGCCGGCGTTTTCTTCTCGATTGTGGCAATGCAATGGATCACCTTAATCATCAGTCGTACTCGCAAGCTATCTATCTTCCAGCGTGGAATGGGCAATTGGGTGGccaatttttctatttttttcgaGACCTGTTTAGCGTTTCTCTTGATCTACATGCCAGGGTTGAATCAGGGTCTTCAACTCCAATATTTGTTTCCTCTATCGTGGTTTCCACCTCTACCATTCCTCATCATATTATTTGTGTAcgaagaaatgaagaaggcTTACGTCCGAAAACACGCAAACACATGGATTGAGCATGAGACTTGTATATGA
- the LOC131886855 gene encoding clathrin heavy chain-like: MNRISAETIFVTAPHEPTNGIIGVNRKGQVLSVSVDEDNIINYINGNLQNPDMALRFAVRNNLGGADELFVRKFNSSFSNGNYSEAAKIAANAPKGILRTPQTISKFQQVPTPAGQTSPLLQYFGILLDQGQLNKFESLELCRPVLQQGRKQLLEKWLKEDKLECSEELGDLVKAADPTLALSVYLRANVPNKVIQCFAETGQFQKIVLYAKKVGYTPDYPFLLRNVMRVNPEQGAQFAQMLVQDDEPLADINQIVDIFMEQNMVQQCTSFLLDALKNNRPSEGPLQTRLLEMNLMAAPQVADAIMGNQMFTHYDRPHIASLCEKAGLLQRALEHHTDLYDIKRAVVHTHLLKPDWLVTFFGTLSVEDSLECLKTMLNANIRQNLQVCVQIATKYHEQLTTNALIDLFESFKSFEGLFYFLGSIVNFSQDPEVHFKYIEAACKTGQIKEVERICRESNCYNPERVKNFLKEAKLTDQLPLIIVCDRFDFVHDLVLYLYRNNLQKYIEIYVQKVNPSRLPVVVGGLLDVDCSEDIIKNLITVVRGQFNTDELVEEVEKRNRLKLILPWLESRIHEGSDEPATHNALAKIYIDSNNNPERFLKENPYYDSKVVGRYCEKRDPHLACVAYERGECDRELIAVCNENSLFKSEARYLVKRRDMELWAEVLNDDNPFRRPLIDQVVQTALAETQDPEDISVTVKAFMAADLPNELIELLEKIVIDNSVFSDHRNLQNLLILTAIKADKSKVMEYIDRLDNYDAPDIANIAIQSQLYEEAFAIFKKFEVNTSAVQVLIENVNNLDRAYEFAERCNEPAVWTQLGKAQLKENMVKEAIDSFIKANDPSDYMDVVETAHKTENWEDLVRYLQMARKKARDTYVESELIYAYAKTSRFADLEEFISSPNHADVSKIGDRCFDSGMYEAAKLLYNNVSNFAKLAITLVHLKEYQGAVDSARKANSTRTWKEVCFACVENSEFRLAQMCGLHIVVHADELEDLINYYQDRGFFEELMSLLEASLGLERAHMGMFTELAILYSKYKPIKLREHLELFWSRVNIPKVLRAAEQAHLWAELVFLYDKYEEFDNAVLAMMAHPTEAWKESHFKDIITKVANLELYYKAIQFYLDYKPMLLNDLLLVLAPRMDHTRAVNFFTKVNHLQLVKPYLRSVQNLNNKAVNESLNGLLINEEDYNGLKTSIDGFDNFDNITLAQRLEKHELIEFRRIAAYLYKGNNRWKQSVELCKKDNLFKDSMEYAAESKNAEVAEELLAYFLEKKAYDCFAACLFQCYDLLHPDVILELAWKHNIMDFAMPYLIQVMREYTSKVDKLMESETTRQAEKQEEEYKPVVMETQPQLMLTGPGAMNFNHGGVPGGSFPQAGAMPSYQGYSM; the protein is encoded by the exons ATGAATCGAATCAGTGCGGAAACCATTTTTGTGACGGCGCCACATGAACCAACGAACGGTATCATTGGCGTGAATCGAAAAGGCCAAGTCCTCTCTGTGAGTGTGGACGAAGATAACATTATCAACTACATCAATGGCAACCTCCAAAACCCGGACATGGCGCTCAGATTTGCCGTGCGGAACAACTTGGGAGGCGCGGATGAGTTGTTCGTACGCAAGTTCAATAGTTCGTTCAGCAATGGCAATTATTCTGAGGCTGCCAAA ATCGCTGCCAATGCTCCCAAGGGAATTCTGAGGACACCCCAAACCATCAGTAAGTTCCAACAGGTTCCAACTCCGGCTGGTCAAACCTCGCCGCTTCTCCAATACTTCGGCATCCTTTTGGACCAGGGCCAATTAAACAAATTCGAGTCTTTGGAACTCTGCCGGCCTGTTCTCCAGCAAGGTCGAAAGCAGCTGCTTGAGAAATGGTTAAAAGAAGATAAATTGGAGTGCTCTGAAGAGTTGGGAGATTTGGTCAAAGCTGCGGACCCGACCTTGGCTCTGTCCGTGTATTTGCGGGCAAACGTCCCCAATAAGGTGATACAGTGCTTTGCCGAGACTGGCCAATTCCAGAAGATTGTCTTATACGCCAAAAAAGTGGGCTACACCCCGGATTATCCATTCCTGTTGCGAAATGTCATGAGAGTCAATCCCGAGCAAGGCGCTCAATTCGCCCAAATGTTGGTACAAGATGACGAGCCGTTGGCCGACATCAACCAAATTGTGGACATATTTATGGAGCAGAACATGGTACAACAATGCACCTCATTCCTATTGGACGCGTTGAAGAACAACCGCCCCTCGGAGGGACCCTTGCAAACTCGTCTGTTGGAAATGAACCTGATGGCTGCACCTCAAGTGGCTGATGCCATCATGGGCAATCAGATGTTCACCCACTATGACCGACCTCATATTGCTTCCTTGTGTGAGAAGGCTGGTCTTTTGCAGAGAGCATTGGAGCACCATACCGATTTGTATGATATCAAGAGAGCTGTGGTGCATACTCACTTGCTGAAACCGGATTGGTTGGTTACCTTCTTCGGAACGTTATCCGTGGAGGACTCACTCGAGTGTCTCAAGACCATGTTGAACGCGAACATCCGACAGAACCTTCAAGTTTGTGTTCAAATCGCTACCAAATACCATGAGCAACTGACCACCAACGCCTTGATCGATTTGTTTGAGAGCTTCAAGAGCTTTGAGGGTCTCTTCTACTTCTTGGGATCTATTGTGAACTTCAGTCAGGATCCCGAGGTGCACTTCAAGTACATCGAGGCTGCTTGTAAAACTGGCCAGATCAAAGAAGTGGAACGTATCTGCCGTGAAAGCAATTGCTATAACCCTGAGCGAGTCAAGAACTTTCTGAAAGAGGCCAAGCTGACCGACCAATTGCCTTTAATCATTGTTTGCGACCGATTCGACTTCGTGCACGATCTCGTGCTCTATTTATACCGAAACAACTTGCAGAAGTACATCGAGATTTACGTCCAGAAAGTCAATCCCTCCCGTTTACCTGTTGTGGTTGGAGGCTTGTTGGATGTGGATTGCTCCGAAGACATCATTAAAAACTTGATCACCGTAGTCCGAGGTCAATTCAACACCGACGAACTCGTGGAGGAAGTTGAAAAACGGAACCGACTGAAACTAATCCTTCCTTGGCTGGAGTCTCGAATTCACGAGGGTTCTGATGAGCCCGCAACACACAATGCTTTGGCTAAAATCTACATTGATTCCAACAACAATCCCGAGCGATTCCTCAA AGAGAATCCATACTACGACAGTAAAGTTGTGGGACGTTATTGTGAAAAGAGAGACCCCCATCTAGCCTGTGTGGCCTATGAGCGAGGCGAATGTGATCGTGAACTTATTGCTGTTTGCAATGAGAACTCGTTATTCAAATCTGAGGCTCGCTACTTGGTTAAGCGTCGAGACATGGAGCTGTGGGCTGAGGTGCTCAATGATGACAACCCTTTCCGTCGACCACTCATCGACCAAGTGGTTCAAACTGCACTGGCCGAAACCCAAGATCCTGAAGACATTTCCGTAACCGTCAAGGCGTTCATGGCAGCCGATCTACCCAATGAACTGATCGAACTCTTGGAGAAAATCGTCATCGACAACTCTGTTTTCAGTGATCACCG GAACCTGCAAAACTTGTTGATCCTCACGGCCATCAAGGCCGACAAGAGCAAAGTCATGGAGTATATTGACCGTTTGGACAACTATGATGCCCCGGATATTGCAAACATTGCCATCCAAAGCCAACTCTACGAGGAGGCGTTcgccattttcaagaaattcgaAGTGAATACGTCGGCCGTCCAAGTGCTCATTGAGAACGTGAATAACTTGGACCGAGCTTATGAATTCGCTGAAAGATGTAATGAGCCCGCCGTTTGGACCCAATTGGGAAAAGCGCAGCTGAAAGAGAATATGGTGAAAGAAGCTATTGATTCGTTCATCAAAGCTAACGATCCCTCGGATTACATGGATGTGGTTGAGACAGCCCACAAGACAGAGAATTGGGAAGACCTCGTGCGATACTTGCAAATGGCGAGGAAGAAGGCCAGGGACACTTACGTGGAGTCGGAATTGATATATGCTTACGCCAAGACCAGTAGATTCGCGGACTTGGAAGAATTCATCTCTTCTCCAAACCATGCCGATGTTTCAAAG ATCGGAGATCGATGCTTCGACTCAGGAATGTACGAGGCTGCCAAACTATTGTACAATAATGTGTCTAACTTTGCTAAATTGGCCATCACCTTGGTTCATTTGAAGGAATACCAGGGTGCCGTGGACAGTGCTAGAAAAGCAAACAG TACACGCACGTGGAAAGAAGTTTGTTTCGCTTGTGTCGAGAATTCTGAATTCCGTCTGGCCCAAATGTGCGGTCTACATATCGTTGTTCATGCCGATGAGCTGGAGGATTTGATCAATTATTATCAGGATCGGGGCTTTTTTGAGGAACTCATGAGCTTATTGGAAGCATCGTTGGGCCTAGAACGAGCCCACATGGGCATGTTCACGGAATTGGCCATCTTGTACTCCAAATATAAGCCAATCAAGCTGCGAGAGCATCTCGAATTGTTCTGGTCAAGAGTTAACATTCCAAAA GTTCTTCGGGCGGCCGAGCAGGCTCACCTTTGGGCAGAACTTGTATTCCTGTATGATAAATACGAGGAGTTTGACAACGCTGTGTTGGCCATGATGGCCCATCCGACAGAGGCATGGAAAGAATCGCATTTTAAGGATATCATCACCAAGGTGGCCAATCTTGAGTTGTACTACAAGGCCATTCAATTTTACTTGGATTACAAACCCATGCTTCTTAATGACTTGCTCTTGGTACTGGCTCCCCGCATGGATCACACCCGAGCTGTCAACTTCTTTACCAAG GTGAACCACCTGCAACTAGTGAAACCGTATTTGAGATCTGTTCAGAATCTGAACAATAAGGCCGTGAACGAGTCTCTGAATGGACTCCTCATCAACGAGGAAGATTATAATGGGCTGAAGACTTCCATCGATGGTTTCGACAACTTTGATAACATTACGTTGGCCCAGCGATTGGAGAAACATGAATTGATTGAGTTCCGTCGCATTGCCGCTTATCTCTACAAGGGTAACAACCGATGGAAGCAGTCAGTGGAGCTCTGCAAAAAGGATAATCTCTTCAAAGATTCAATGGAATATGCGGCAGAGTCTAAAAACGCCGAAGTGGCTGAAGAACTCCTGGCATATTTCCTTGAAAAGAAAGCATACGATTGTTTCGCAGCTTGTCTATTTCAATGCTATGACTTGTTGCATCCCGACGTGATCTTGGAGCTTGCGTGGAAACACAATATTATGGACTTTGCCATGCCCTACTTGATCCAAGTCATGCGAGAATATACTTCAAAG GTCGACAAACTCATGGAATCGGAAACGACCCGACAAGCCGAGAAACAAGAGGAAGAATACAAACCAGTCGTGATGG